The Peromyscus maniculatus bairdii isolate BWxNUB_F1_BW_parent chromosome 3, HU_Pman_BW_mat_3.1, whole genome shotgun sequence genome segment GTGGCGGGGCCGCCGGGCCGGAGAAGCCGCCTCCAGTTACCCAATTACGGACTGTCAAtcctgctgcccctcccccatccttggGGGGTGGCGGGGACCCCAGCCCTCCCCCGGCTCGGGACCCACCTGGGACCCCTCTGGGATTATCCCCTGGGGGTCTAGTGCCCCGCAAAGATAGAGGGGCTCGATGGAGGGCGTCGAGCTCGGCCAATCCCTCGCACCTGTCTAGATTCCCCCAAAAGTCTGACTAGCAAGCCTCTTTCTGAGCTTAGGTCTCAGGTCTATACCCAGGGAGGGAGCTAGGTTTGTATACCCGCCTCCGAGCTCACGGCCTCCCCAGAAAGGAGGAGTTGCCAGAAAAACTCCAGGTGACTTTAGGTACAAAGTGCTCAAAACATTGCTTCCCTCTCCCCGAAGGCCGTCTCGGGGACCCCTAGGaggaaaaaatatacatatggCTAATGCCCCGGGAGTCTCCCTCCAGCCGACGCTGGCGCCAGTCCCCAGCTCAACGGCTTCGCCCCAGGCAGTTCGGCCTGGTGGTCTGCTAAGACCACGCCTGGAgcccttccctcttcctgggCCACTGGCCGGACCGCGACCTTCGGCCCAGCACAGTCTTAAAAGTGTCCTAGTGCCCAAAGCCCGGGTGCCCTAGAGGGGTCCACAGTCCTAGACTCGTGCTATCCAGCCGATCCTACCAGCCCCTTGCACAAGGAGGCAGAGGTCTGGGGGAGTCCGCAGGACTCCGGCTGGCTGTGGTCCGTAGCGAAGGAGCTGGGGCTCCGCCGGAGAGAGTGGACGGCTGGGGTCCTAGCAGAGAAAAACCCAGAAGATGCATGTCTCGGCTCCTGGCAAGTCAGGAACCCGATTGGTGGCTAGTTGCTGGGAGGGCAGAGGTTGGAGGACCCGAGCGTCTGCCAGAGGGGTGCAGGGTTCTGCCCGCAGCGAGGGTCCCCTGGGGGGGCGTTGGCATCAGAGGCCGCCCGGAGGGCGCTGGGAGGGGGCCAGGAGGCCGAGGGGGGCCGGCTCGCGGGTCAGTCCCGAAGTCCGGCGGCCGAAGCTGCGGGCGCAGCCAATGGGGGGGCGGAGGCTGGGCGGCGCGCGGCGCTGATTGGCTGGCGCCAGCTTCTTAGGCGTGCGCGGCCCCCGCTTCATGTCTGTGCAGGAGTCGGCAGCTGGCGCCAGGGCGGCCGGAGGATGCCGAGGGGCCGGAGCCGGGCGGGCCGGAGGCCGAGGCGCGCGCTGTCCCCCGCCCCTATCCCGTGAACCCGCCAGTCTCTGGACGCGCTGTCGCGGGACCCGCGGTTCTAGGGGCTCTCCTGGTGTCCCTTACTCTCTACTGCTGAGCCCTCCCCTTCCCGCGCCGCTGCGAGTGTAAGTTTGAGGAGCAGGGGGCTTGTGGGCACTCCTAGATTGGAAGGATCTCGGTGGAGCTCAGGCCAGGATCTCCTATGGGCGATTACGTTCTTATGCCTTGGGGAGAGGTCTGGCTGACTGCTAGAGAGGGCATTGGGGACCGGCTCTCAGCTCCAGGAACTGCGTGTGCGTGTTCGTGTTTGGGGTCGGGGGTGTCGAGGTTAGTTTGTGTATACATTGCCAATGTAAGTGAATGGCGGGGGGTAGGGGGGGCTGTGTGCCTCAGAGTGGATGTCTAGGCTCCTATCTCTAACTTTTAGTCGGAGTTCGTGTGTTTTTGTGCCCAGAGGACAGGGGCTCGGTGTGAGAACCTCATTTCAGTTCCGCGTGCGTTTGTTTGGGGTCGCCGGTGTCAGGGTCCACCCCTGTGTGTGACCtcgtgtgcatgggtgtgtggctGTGGGAACGCTGGTTTCCCTGCGAGTGTGGGAGGCTGAACCCCTTCCTCCGCCTTCCTTTCGTTTTGAATCCTTGTGCTTTCCTCCCACCCGGGCCCCGGTCCTCAGTGGAGCTCCACAGGGACGCCTTTGCTTTCAAGACACCGACTTTGGGAGTGGGGGGTGTCAGAGGCTGGCAGTGCCCCTCACATCTCCTATGTCACTCAGGGCCGCCCCGCCTTCGCCTGGATCCCAAGCCGCAGTAGCGGACCATGGAGGTGGCGCCGGAGCAGCCTCGCTGGATGGCGCACCCAGCCGTATTAAATGCGCAGCACCCCGACTCGCACCACCCGGGCCTGGCGCACAACTACATGGAGCCAGCGCAGCTGCTGCCTCCCGACGAGGTGGATGTCTTCTTCAACCATCTCGACTCGCAGGGCAACCCCTACTACGCCAACCCGGcccacgcgcgcgcgcgcgtttcCTACAGTCCAGCGCACGGTGAGCTTCGGTCCTCGGGGTTTCTGGAAGCCCGGCGTCCACGCCAGGCTTTGGAGGGGAGGACGGCCCGCTGCTGCTTCCCGGATGTGGGATCTACAGGAATCTGAGCAGCTGCGAAATCGGGCTGGGGAAGGTGGAGGCAATGACCTCTCGGGGAGGGTCTGGGACCTGTAGGGTTTCTGTCCGTTTCCAACTGTCTTGGGGGAATCCTTCTGGGCCCTGTCCGGTGGGGTTGCTCTGTGTCACTTGTCCTTCGGCCTTTCACTGATATTGCTGATGATTACAGGCCGGGGTGTTATGTTTCTGGTGTTTTAAAGGGTGGGGCTGCTAATTGTTGTTCCCGGAGTTGtgatcctgtgtgcctgtgtcagGGCTCTGAGACCCCTGCCCACACTAACCCTTCTTCCTCTGCTGCAGCTCGTCTCACTGGAGGCCAGATGTGCCGACCACACTTGTTGCACAGCCCAGGCTTGCCATGGCTGGACGGGGGCAAGGCTGCTCTCTCTGCCGCCGCTGCCCATCACCACAGCCCCTGGACCGTCAGCCCGTTTTCCAAGACCCCGCTGCACCCCTCAGCTGCTGGAGCACCCGGAGGGCCTCTGTCTGTGTACCCAGGGGCTGCGGGTGGGAGCGGGGGAGGCAGCGGGAGCTCAGTGGCCTCCCTCACCCCCACGGCAGCCCACTCTGGCTCCCATCTCTTCGGCTTCCCACCCACACCACCTAAAGAAGTTTCTCCAGACCCCAGCACCACGGGAGCCGCTTCCCCAGCCTCATCTTCTGCAGGGGGTAGTGTAGCCCGGGGTGAGGACAAGGACGGTGTCAAGTACCAAGTGTCACTGTCTGAGAGCATGAAGATGGAAGGTGGCAGTCCCCTGCGCCCAGGCCTAGCTACCATGGGCACTCAGCCTGCAACACACCACCCAATACCCACCTATCCCTCCTATATGCCTGCCTCAGCTCATGAGTATGGCAGCAGCCTCTTCCATCCTGGAGGCTTCCTGGGTGGCCCAGCCTCCAGCTTCACCCCTAAGCAGCGAAGCAAGGCACGCTCCTGCTCAGGTAAAGGCAGGTGTGGGGCTTCAGGGCCTGTGGGTGGGGTGTGCCTCTGTCAAAGGGGTTGTGATCTGAAGAGGGGCCACATTAGGGCTCCTGATCCAAGAATGGGTCCTTGCTGATAGTCCACAGGTGTTGGTAGCTCCCCGTGGGGAGGATGGGACCCTGAGAACTTTCATCCTGCCCTTGAGTGCTCCTAGTACCCCAATGTTCAGTTCCTTTCCTCACCCCTCACCATGCCCTCCTCTCCAAGGTTGGTGAGCAGCAGCCCACACTCAGAATAAGATTCCCCGTCCTCTCCCCCAAAAATGATCAGCTGAAACCGAGCAGCCTCATGACTGGGTGTGGGGGAGAGTGCAGGCTGTAGGTGAGGGAAGGAGTCAGTGTGgccatgtgtgtacgtgtgtctgGGAGCGTGTGCACATGCTGCGGGGCCCTGCAGAGACGCAGGCCCTAAAGGAATCCGGTTCTCCAACTGCTAGTCTGCTTTCAGGATTGCGGTGACTCCAGATCTCCTGGGAGATTTCCCCAAAGCAAAATTCCCAAGGCCTGTTTGTATCCTAGTGACCCTGATCCTTCTCCCTGAGGGTAGGAGTGAGAACCTCTGCGGGTGCCTGCACCCCTTTGCCAGCCCTAGCTGGATCCAGCTGGGTTTGTCCAGCAATGTGGCCCTCAGGCAATAACCCAGGGCTCTGGGCTCCTCCCGTAGCGTTTAGCTAGGGAGGGGAAGATTTTCTCCAAAGTTTATCCTTGAGTTCAGAAACCACCCTCTCTTGCTTGAGTTCCTAGGTTCAGTTTCAACTGAACCAGGAGGACTGTCCCAGATGCCAGTTACTCCGCACCCCACTGGACCCCAGTCAGTGTCTTTAACTTTTTCGGAACCCATTTCTTccgagtttgttttgtgttttatttgaatTCCAgatgaccaaaaacaacaaacaaataaggcCACCTTACCTAAAGTGAAAgaacttatttcattttttaaaaacatcacctTTGATCGCTGAATTCTAGGGGTTTGGCTGAAAAAGGAGAAAAGCTAGGGGAAGAGAAGTTTCCTTCCTGACCCTGGACCAAACATAAAGGCAGCGGCGGCGAGGGGCTGGTAGCAGGGATGGGGAACAGACTTGGAGATGCTGGCACAGTTGGGAGGCGGaagtgggagggaagaggaggaagagaggctcCCCGGACCCAGGTCAGGCTGGCAACTGTGGCTGTAGCCTGTGCTCCACAGAGCTGGTCTTCAGTTCCTTTTCCGGGTAGCTCGCTACTGCCTCTGTGAATCCTGGTACCCTGAACTTAaggcttctctttgtttttcttcaggaGCATCTAAAACGGGGATTTGTCCTTAAAAGACTCAGGACCTCTTCTATGGGGGACCCCTTGAGTCCCTCTGTCTGCAGGGGTGGGACTAGAAGTCCCCCTTGATACAACAGTGCGTGTCAGACTGGATCCTCTAGCCACTAAGCAGGCCTTGTGTCTCTCCTTGTTCCCCGCAGAAGGCCGGGAGTGCGTCAACTGTGGGGCCACAGCCACCCCTCTCTGGCGACGGGATGGCACGGGCCACTACCTGTGCAACGCGTGCGGGCTCTACCACAAGATGAATGGACAGAACCGGCCCCTCATCAAGCCCAAGCGGAGGCTGGTAGGAACGGGCACGGTgtggtgtggggcagggcagggtcACGGTGGCCACCGGCCTGAGTGGAGCTGGTAGTTAGttaagggaagggaaaaaataaacaaaaaatacaaaaaaacgaAAACAACCCAACGACAAAACTTCAAATGCAGAGACTTCACCACCTGAAACTCTCTTATCATTAAAATCATTTGGGGGGTCAGTCAGGTCGGTCTTCATTCTGGTGGATTCTTTCCTGCCAAATTTCCTGTCCTGCAGCCACCGggcgcccctcccccgccccccactgctgaaggattcccagaacccagggtCCAGCAGCCCACCCTCATGTTCTGGCCTTCGattccctctttttaaaaatagggtcATGAAGTACTTTTCCCTGTGGCAGCTCTGGCCTCCCCCCGCTCACCTCCCAGCTCACAGTCTCCTTCGCTTATTTAAATAACACACAGCAGCCACCAAAAAAACCTGccctttattatttttccatggaGTCACCTATACTGTGTATTTTCATttgagtgatttttaaaaaaatgtcctttcGGATCTCCTGCCGGAGTTTCCTATCCGGACATCTGCAGCCGGTAGATAAGGAAACTTCGTGTATCTGTTTCCGGACCGGCAAGTTTTCAGAGCCACCTCGACTCAGTCCTGCCTCTCGCtgggctgttttgaaatttctaaTACCCTCCACTCTGCAAATAATGTGTAAAATGCtaagaataataaatatattttttttcagggcGAAGTGATTTATGAGCTTAAATCGTTCACCCGCTTTGGGgcccctttttttcccccctggagcAGGGTGAGGGCGGGTGCGGgccagtgggggtgggaggaggataTACTGCTGGCCCCTGAGTCAGAATTCCAGCTTCAGGCTGCTTACTCACCCTCCCTGCCCCCGCGGCGGCCAGCTCTGGTCCCCTCCATGAGCAGGCTCAGGCCCCGGGCCACTCTGGACTCTGCTGGACTCGGCCGCACCCCACACTGGCTGCCCGGCGGAGTTCCGCGCTAGGATTGCTGGGGGACGAGGGGGCTGGACACTACCACCCCTCTCCATTCACCTGGGGCAGACGGGATGGGGAACGGTGATCTGTATTCTAGGAAAAGGCTTTTCTCGCTGGACCTTGAGTTCCTTGTTCTAGAGACCAGACCTCCTCTCTTCCACTCCCCGCCTCTGACTGGCATTTCCTGGGGGGCTGGGAGTAGGGTCTGGTAAAGGCAGCAGGTGAGAAATGAGAATGTCTTTGCTCCTCGGTCCTGTATGGAAGCCTCTGGCTAGTATGACTATTGATCGCCAGGAATGTGGTTAGTGCAGTCAAAGGAACTGAATGTTTAGTTTCTAAACTGTAgttaaattcaatttaaatttctCTTGGTGGCTTGCAGATCTTGTATAGGACAAGGCAGCTCCACACTCGAATCCCGGGGCTCACACTTCCCCAGGCCTTTCTGGGTTCTCCTGGGCAATGCAGGGTCTCGCTGCCCTGGCCTCCCAGCCGCCATGACTCACCAGGCTTCTGGATTTCCAGGGGGAACGGTGGGGGAGGAGACGTGCAGCTGAAGACAGCCACTCAGGATGGCCACAGGGCTAAACTGTCCTtagacctcagtttcctcacctgaGAAATTAGACACTAGGCAGTTGGGGGAAGAGGCTGCTTTTCCCGTCGGTGTTTACAGACATTTGGATTCTAAGAGCTCTTTATTCCAAAGCTCTGTGATTCCCAACTAGTTTACTTCTCAAATTCTAACATTCCTTCGTCAGAGATGCCTTGATTCCCCTGTGGGACCCACTGCTCCTGGGCTAAGTGGTGAGACTGGGGGTGGTGCTAAGGGCCCTGGAGGAGGTCAAGGTGGGGCGTGGGAGAGGGCCCTCTGACGCTATCCCCCCCCCTCCTAGTCGGCTGCCAGAAGAGCGGGTACCTGTTGTGCAAATTGCCAGACGACAACCACCACCTTATGGCGCCGGAACGCCAACGGGGACCCTGTGTGCAACGCCTGTGGCCTCTACTACAAGCTGCACAATGTGAgtgcaccccacccctccccagggaCCTCAGCTCTTTGTGCAGCCCGGCCACGGTCTccagcttggcttggcttgggaAGCGGCAGCCGCAGCCGGCAGCCTGCTTGGCCAGCCCAAGAGGGCCAGAAGGGCTCCTTGTAAGAAGGATGCCTCTGCTTTGGAGGTGGGGCCGGTGGGGGCAGGGCCGGCAGGGAATTTGTCTGTCTTAGGGTAAGTGAGGGGCAGGGGAGAATGAGAGGTGTCTAGGGGGAGGCAAAGCCGTGCAGGCATTTAGTGGACTGAAAACAACGGTATGGGCTGTTAGGCCATGGGGTCTCCTTTCCTGAAATGGTGACCACGCAGGCTTAAGGGGACTTTGGTGAGTGACGTTGGAGGCTCGGCTGAAGGCACAGTTCCTGACACCCTAGGGATATATGTGACCCAGTCTCCCTTGACCCGTGGAGAAGGGATCCTAAAGGCTCTATGGCTGCCCCCAGGTTAACAGGCCACTGAccatgaagaaggaaggaatcCAGACCCGGAACCGGAAGATGTCCAGCAAGTCTAAGAAGAGCAAGAAAGGGGCTGAATGCTTTGAGGAGCTCTCCAAGTGCATGCAGGAGAAGTCATCCCCATTCAGTGCGGCTGCCCTGGCTGGACACATGGCACCCGTGGGCCACCTCCCGCCCTTCAGCCACTCTGGACACATCCTGCCCACgcccacacccatccacccctcctccactctCCCCTTCGGCCATCCCCACCCATCCAGCATGGTGACGGCCATGGGCTAGGCACAGCTTCCCGCCTCTGGACAGACATGGACATCGAGGGTGGCTGGCAGAACCAGAGTGAGGCCGGGCACTCCCAGGCTGGGTGGAACACAGTTCTGGCTCCCGCCCATCCCaagagacccacttcctcctGCCAGCCTGGCCTGGCCGAAGCCACCTCCCGTTGGAGGACTCCCAGCCTTGTGCCGCCATTACTGTGAATGTTTCTAACTGGGCTACGGCTTGTGTGCGCCCTGGGTGCTGCCCAAAAAAGTTTTTTCACCGACAGTTGCTTGGAGAGCAAAAGAGACAGGTTTatagcaagaaaaggaggagactggggacagaaaaatgaaaccattttttgaaggagaaaggagtaggcaaaaaaaaataataatttattttgctCTTATTTCTTACAAGGACATGGAGGCATGGACTGTTTGTGTTCTCTGGGTCCTTCCTTGGGGCCTACTGCCATCAGTCAgggctctgggggggggggcagacttaCGGGGCCTCAGCCTGAGCCTTCTCCCCCGCTGCCTGGAGGGTAGCCCCTGCCCTGACGCAGCCCTTGAGGGCAGAGACAATCGCAGGCGGTCCTGCGCAGATTCCCAGGCCAGGGCTGGGTCACAGGAAGGAAGCATTCTCTGGAAAGGGGAAACGTCTCCCAGATCATTCCCTTGGCTTCGAGAGGCCAAAGCTGGTGTGACCCAGATGGCCAAGCTGCGGCCTGTGCCTAGGCCAGCTGGACCCCTGTAAATACATCCTTTTTCTGCTAACCCCTTCATCCCCTTCCACTCtaagataaataagaaaaatattcaaaacaaaacccaaactgcATAAGCTTAACTCACTGAtgagtggttttatttttaaactcattTTGGGTCCAGTCAATTGTACGTTGCCACAGAAGCCCCAGTATGAAAAGGAATAAAACCTACAAACCAAGGCTGAGCTTCACAGTTTTTTCTTGAATAGTTCTTGGATCCCAGGGCCCTAGCAGGAGGCTGGGGACAAGAGGGATCTTATGCTCTTGGTTGCTGGGGGACAGGGGACGGGCAGGCAGTGGCCCCACGATCCCCGGGGGTTCTGTTCTGTTGTGGCTGGCTGGATCCTTCAAGGTACAGCTGTACATAAAATGTGTCCCAAGCTCCGATTCTGTGTGCGGTGGCGGTGGTGCAGCAGCCAGCAAGGGGGCCCCTAGCCCGGGAAGACAATTGTGCTAAGTCAACTAAGTGCAATATTGGCGTCCAATTGCTGCAGCGCACCGTCACTGGAAGTAACTTATTTTGTGCTAGTACCCGCATAAGAAAAAGAATCGgcagtattttctgtttttatgttttgggcttgttttattttggtttagtgACCTAAGTTATTGTTAACTATGTACAACATTTAAATATTGTCTGTAAAAATTGTATGCTACCCTCCTATTCCTTTAAAGTGAAtactgttaaaaataataaaatactttttttgtgAATGCTGCAGCCTTTCGCGTGGGTCCCTGAGACCCCACATCCCTGATGGGGCTTGAGCTGTCGAGTGAACTTGTTTCTGCTGTCTCTTGTCTTTCAGGGAAGGTACATGGGTGTGGACAGGGCTCTTCTCCAGCCTCCTTTTCTGAGAGCCCAGCAAGGTACCCGTTTGGGCTTTTCAGAGAGACAATAACTGCCCTGGCACCACTCAGGTTCCCCCAGGTGTGGTCAGCTCTGGTTTCTAGGGTACCAGGTTGCCAAATCTGTTCATTGGCAAACTTGATCACCCTGCCACTGATTGCTAACCGATCACCAGTATGCTATCATTGCATCCGGTCAGTGATGTGTCCAATCACTGGCCTGTACACAAAGTTGTCCCTGGCAGTGATCTCAGCAATTGTCACCAATCACATGCCTAGAATCTTTCATCAAGGTTTCCCTTGGCCAATGTGTGGATCCCAGATGCAGGCAGTCACTGGTGTCCTGGGCCACCAACGGTGTCACCTGTGAAAGGATTGTTGTTCAATCCCCAAGGGGGTcgaaacccacaggttgagaatcattgttCTACACTGTCCATTCCGAACTTTGAGCCAGACAAGTTTGCCCTGAGCCAAGAAGAAGTATCATTACATCTCATACCTGGAACATGACCTCCTTTGAAGTGGTTCCTATTTCTCACTGATGAGGCTTCTCACACCTATAACAGTGTGTGGCAAAAGGGGGTTGCtaaccccccaccaccacacacacatgcatgcatatctaCTCCCAGATCCATACTttatcaaataaacacacaaccCTATAGCTGAAATCTGGGCACAAGACAGCAAGCTGCTCCTGTCTTCACTGTGGCTGCAGTGAGCAGGAGGCTAGGCCAGTATGGTGGTCCTTGTGGACCAGGgccataattttatggttggggtcaccacaacatgagggactgtattaaagggtcacagcgttagcaAAGTTGACAGCCACTTGTCTAGAACCTGTAGTTTAAACCCAAGAATCAGGAATCACAGCCCTGGACTCAAAAACTTAGGGATCTATAGCTCAGAGTCTAGAGCCTGGACACCCACATCCAAACTGGAGAGCtcagagcatgggactcttaaacCCAGAACCACAGAGTCCAGAGCCAGGTTCCTCACATCCAGAGCCCTCCTGGAGCTCAGAACCTAGAACCTCGCAAGAACCCTAAAATGAGGCCTTCAACCCAGACATCAGACTCCAGACCCTGGCTTACGAGGCCTAGAATCTGGAATCTGGAATGCGGAACTCCCACATCCGAGACCTAGagtttttcagaggacccagaggcCAGGATCCAAGCCCAGAACGCAGAGTAAGTTTACACGAGGCCATGAGGCCCTCCCTGGCTTATTTCCTTTCTCCTGTTAGCCCCAAACTTTGGAGCATCCATTCCAGGCACAGTCTCAGGTGCTGAGAGGCAGACCAAGAGGCAGCCAGCAAGTGAGTGGCTTCCCTCTGTGTACACTCAATGCCATTGCGTTCTTGGGATAGGTGTTCCCCTAGTGACTGCTGAATAGGTTGATGCTTCATGCATCCTTGCCTATTGAGGGTTACCTGTGAGAAAGTTATCGAACCAGTGTGAGAGACTGGCGGTCTGAGAGAGCTAAGGACCACAGGGACACAGCCCAAGCGAGCCCTAGGGGCTGCTGATGCCTGTTTGTATTCCGCCCTCCATACGAGGATCGGCCCCTCACACTCCCACCACTCTGTCATTACTTGGTAAACAATTAGGATTTTGTGGACAAAAGCACCCAGGCAGATCAGGAGCCACAAGCCTTGAGCAGGGTGACCACTGTCTTTAGGATCCCACAGGGCCAGGcaccagggcagccagggtgggGTGGGTCTTTGTTCCAACTGTTTGCACCCAGGTGGGGCTGGCCAGCCcaggccctccctcccttcctcttctgggACACTTCCAAGCCTGGCTTCTTCCTCCCATTTTCCATGGTAGAAACCAAACCTCTTGTGTGACCTTTAGGGACCAGCTCTGTCCTTCCCagtctctcctgcctccaggtgacctatgaccagaagagggaagggagtgaGTCTCATTGATCAATCCCAGGGTCTCAGAAGTGGACACAGCcccaaggagaatgctgggaggaatgCCTATCATCCACCGCAGTATAGGACAAGCTTACCTGAGGCAGGAAAGATGATAGACATCGTGGAGCCATTCCCAAGGTGGGCGGGTCCTCAATGAGTTTATGAGGCAaaacaatttgatttttttcgtttgtttgttggtttgttttttttttgttttttttttttttttcgggacaagtttctctgtgttgttttgatgcctgtcctggatcttgctctgtagaccaggctggccttgaactcacagaaatctgcctcccagtgctgggattaaaggcatgcaccaccgcccagcttgatttttttaaagagacaattgaaaaaaaaaacaaaaaccagtccaAACTTGGAGAAACAGGCAAGTCAACAGAATCAATCTTAAGCTTAGGAAAAaatggaatgtgtgtgtgaggagggggTGAGTGAAACACGTGAGTGAAACATTGTCCAAGATTCCACGGCCATGATTGCTCAAACCTCTGCTTTTGCTGTGAGGATAAGCAGATGTCTGAGGACCCAGGTGAGCCTAAACACAGGCCATGACTTACAGGGTAGTTTGTGGTACAGGTGGTACCGCAAATCTGTTAAAGAGGTTCTTGCCAAGCAATGAGGAGCTTTGGGCTGAATGGCTCCTGAAACATGAACTAGTTGGGAATAATTTGGGATGAGGAGATTCCATAAAAACACCCAGAGTCTGACCCATTTCCACTGACTCTCTTAGTGAAGGACAGCTGATCTCAGAACGCCCAGACCATCTGCAGCAGGTCCCTAGGTCCTATGTCTACCTGGATCTTGAAGACATTGAGTCTCGACAATACCACagatatcatattatatatatatatatatatatatatatatatatatatatatatatatatgttaaacaTTGGATCTTTTTCTGgtgttttcagtgctggggatggaactctaGGCCtcatgtgtgccaggcaagcCACACCCAGCCCTAAAGATTTAATCTGGAGACCAACTATTACAACCCACCCGGCTGGATCACCCAGTTTGGTTCCCTCACAGAGAAGCTGTCAGCAGGACCCTGGGAACAAATAGGTTTTCTCCTACACCAGGGAGGGAAGCCGAATAATGAAGGTGGGACAGCACATCAGAAGCAGTGCGTGGAGAGTTGCACTAGAGTTGTTCCTAGATATGAATATCCCATGGCTGTCCAAAGACCTTTCACTTTGGACCAGAGATTTTCAGGACATTCTTGATAAACCTGAGAGCATgcatgctataaaaaaaaaaaaaaaaaaaaaaagggcggtgggggtggggggtggggggattctaactttggagcctgtcctggaactcactctgtagcccaggctggcctcgaactcacagagagatgcgcctgccaccactgcccagccagaatttttttttttaaggaaaagtttGAGGGTACTGGAGCTATGATGGTTCAGAAGTGAGGAGCACTTGCTACTGTTGCAAAGgcctcaggttcagttcccagcatcacaacatggtggctcacagctgtctgtaactccaggtccggGAGGGCTGCTGCCTCTAGCCTTCTCAGGCACTGTAATGTATGAACATATATGCGGGCAAACACtcacatgtataaaatatttttaaaaagtaggtggATGGTGAGAGTAGACACTCCAAAGGAAAGGAATCAGGGATTCAAGCAGGTGTCCGCACACCACATTCACAGCAGCATTTCACTATAGCTAACAAGTGGCCGCTACCCCGGGATCCATCCAAAGGTGAGACAGTGAGGCTGTCCAAACAACGGTGGCCACTCAGCTTTCAGAAGTAA includes the following:
- the Gata2 gene encoding endothelial transcription factor GATA-2; translation: MEVAPEQPRWMAHPAVLNAQHPDSHHPGLAHNYMEPAQLLPPDEVDVFFNHLDSQGNPYYANPAHARARVSYSPAHARLTGGQMCRPHLLHSPGLPWLDGGKAALSAAAAHHHSPWTVSPFSKTPLHPSAAGAPGGPLSVYPGAAGGSGGGSGSSVASLTPTAAHSGSHLFGFPPTPPKEVSPDPSTTGAASPASSSAGGSVARGEDKDGVKYQVSLSESMKMEGGSPLRPGLATMGTQPATHHPIPTYPSYMPASAHEYGSSLFHPGGFLGGPASSFTPKQRSKARSCSEGRECVNCGATATPLWRRDGTGHYLCNACGLYHKMNGQNRPLIKPKRRLSAARRAGTCCANCQTTTTTLWRRNANGDPVCNACGLYYKLHNVNRPLTMKKEGIQTRNRKMSSKSKKSKKGAECFEELSKCMQEKSSPFSAAALAGHMAPVGHLPPFSHSGHILPTPTPIHPSSTLPFGHPHPSSMVTAMG